From the genome of Bradyrhizobium sp. SZCCHNS1050, one region includes:
- a CDS encoding ABC transporter permease, with protein sequence MLTYALRRVLSTLPVMAIVALFVFSLLYIAPGDPAVVIAGDQASPADVERIRANLGLDQPFLVQFGSWVWRLLHFDLGTSIFTNLPVSALIAQRIEPTLSLMMVTLVLTIIIAVPLGVIAAWKAGTWIDRIIMAFAVFGFSVPVFVVGYILAYVFALKFDWLPVQGYTPLAQGFWPWLQNLILPSVALGCVYIALIARITRAAMLEVLQQDYIRTARAKGLGQGGILFIHALKNAAVPIVTVVGIGIALLIGGAVVTESVFAIPGLGRLTIDAILRRDYPVIQGIVLLFSFVYVLVNLLIDVTYTLVDPRIRY encoded by the coding sequence ATGCTCACCTATGCGCTCCGCCGAGTCCTGTCGACGCTGCCGGTGATGGCGATCGTCGCGCTGTTCGTCTTCAGCCTGCTCTACATCGCGCCGGGTGATCCGGCCGTTGTGATCGCAGGCGACCAGGCGAGCCCGGCCGACGTCGAGCGTATCAGAGCCAATCTCGGACTGGACCAGCCATTCCTGGTCCAGTTCGGCAGCTGGGTTTGGCGTCTGCTGCACTTCGATCTGGGCACCTCGATCTTCACCAACCTGCCGGTGTCGGCATTGATTGCCCAGCGTATCGAGCCGACGCTGTCGCTGATGATGGTCACCCTGGTCCTCACGATCATCATCGCCGTGCCGCTCGGTGTCATCGCGGCCTGGAAGGCTGGCACCTGGATCGATCGGATCATCATGGCGTTCGCCGTGTTCGGTTTCTCGGTCCCGGTGTTCGTGGTCGGCTACATCCTGGCCTACGTCTTCGCGCTGAAGTTCGATTGGCTTCCGGTGCAGGGCTACACGCCGCTGGCCCAAGGGTTCTGGCCGTGGCTGCAGAACCTGATCCTGCCGTCGGTCGCGCTCGGCTGCGTCTACATCGCGCTGATCGCGCGCATCACTCGCGCCGCGATGCTCGAGGTGCTGCAGCAGGACTACATCCGCACCGCGCGCGCCAAGGGCCTGGGGCAGGGCGGCATCCTGTTCATCCATGCGCTGAAGAATGCCGCGGTGCCGATCGTCACCGTCGTCGGTATCGGCATCGCGCTCCTGATCGGCGGCGCCGTCGTCACCGAGAGCGTGTTCGCCATTCCGGGCCTTGGCCGGCTCACGATCGATGCCATCCTGCGCCGTGACTATCCGGTCATCCAGGGCATCGTGCTCTTGTTCAGCTTCGTCTACGTGCTCGTCAATCTCCTGATCGACGTCACCTACACCCTGGTCGACCCGAGGATCCGCTATTGA
- a CDS encoding tRNA-binding protein, which yields MHLAHDPTAPAAAGISFDQFLAVDIRVGTIVAAEPYPEARKPSLKLTIDFGPGIGARRSSAQIATLYDPATLVGRQVAGVVNFPPRQIGKFMSEVLTLGFPDEQGNVVLFQPDKRVPNGARLF from the coding sequence ATGCATCTTGCCCATGATCCCACAGCGCCGGCGGCAGCAGGGATCAGCTTCGACCAGTTCCTGGCCGTCGACATCCGCGTCGGCACCATCGTCGCGGCCGAGCCCTATCCGGAGGCGCGCAAACCGTCGCTGAAGCTGACGATCGATTTCGGGCCCGGCATCGGCGCCAGGCGCTCCAGCGCCCAGATCGCCACGCTCTACGATCCGGCCACCCTGGTCGGCCGCCAGGTGGCCGGCGTCGTCAACTTCCCGCCGCGCCAGATCGGCAAGTTCATGTCCGAGGTGCTGACGCTCGGCTTTCCCGATGAACAGGGCAACGTCGTGCTGTTCCAGCCCGACAAGCGCGTGCCGAACGGCGCGCGGCTGTTCTGA
- a CDS encoding ABC transporter substrate-binding protein has protein sequence MDRRTVLKGLAGAGGLALTGIAAPAIAQGAAARTLRFVPQANLANFDPIWGTQYVVRNAAAMVWDTLYGIDDQFVPQRQMVESEQVSDDGLTWTFKLRPGLKFHDGEPVLAKDVVASLTRWSARDPMGLMLKALQNELTAVDDKTFKWVLKQPYPKMLFALGKGNAPCAFIMPERIAQTDPFKQMSEYVGSGPFKFVKGEWVPGAKAVFEKFTDYVPRQEKPVWLAGGKQVLVDRVEWVIMPDPATAAAALQNGEVDWWENPITDLVPVLKGNKNIGVDIGDPLGNVGSFRMNHLHAPFNNVKARQAILMAMSQEDYMRALVGDDNALWKPLPGFFTPDTPLYTEAGGDILKGKRDFAAAKKLLEEAGYKGEPITCVVAQDQPITKAFGDVTADLLKKLGMTVDFVATDWGTVGARRAQKTPPSQGGWHMFHTWHAGADCINPAAYTALRANGDKAWFGWPTSEPVEKEITDWFAAKSLDEEKAVAARINKAAIDDVVFAPTGFFLGYTAWRKNVSGVTKGPIPLFWGVSKTA, from the coding sequence ATGGATCGCAGGACGGTATTGAAGGGATTGGCGGGCGCGGGTGGTCTGGCGCTGACGGGGATTGCGGCACCGGCGATCGCACAAGGCGCTGCCGCACGCACCTTGCGTTTTGTGCCACAGGCCAATCTCGCCAATTTCGATCCGATCTGGGGCACGCAATATGTCGTGCGCAACGCGGCCGCGATGGTGTGGGACACGCTGTACGGCATCGACGACCAGTTCGTGCCGCAGCGCCAGATGGTGGAATCCGAGCAGGTGTCCGACGACGGCCTGACCTGGACCTTCAAGCTGCGCCCGGGACTGAAATTCCATGACGGCGAGCCGGTGCTCGCCAAGGACGTCGTCGCCAGCCTCACGCGCTGGTCGGCGCGCGATCCGATGGGCCTGATGCTGAAGGCGCTGCAGAACGAACTGACGGCCGTCGACGACAAGACCTTCAAATGGGTGTTGAAGCAGCCCTATCCGAAGATGCTGTTCGCGCTCGGCAAGGGCAATGCGCCCTGCGCCTTCATCATGCCCGAGCGCATTGCGCAGACCGACCCGTTCAAGCAGATGTCGGAATATGTCGGCTCTGGCCCGTTCAAATTCGTCAAGGGCGAGTGGGTGCCGGGCGCCAAGGCCGTGTTCGAGAAGTTCACCGACTACGTGCCGCGCCAGGAGAAGCCGGTGTGGCTCGCCGGCGGCAAGCAGGTGCTGGTCGATCGCGTCGAATGGGTGATCATGCCGGATCCTGCGACCGCGGCTGCCGCGCTGCAGAATGGTGAGGTCGACTGGTGGGAGAACCCGATCACCGATCTCGTGCCGGTGCTGAAGGGCAACAAGAACATCGGCGTCGACATCGGCGATCCCCTCGGCAATGTCGGCTCGTTCCGCATGAACCACCTGCATGCGCCGTTCAACAACGTGAAGGCGCGCCAGGCGATCCTCATGGCGATGAGCCAGGAAGATTATATGCGCGCGCTGGTCGGCGACGACAACGCGCTGTGGAAGCCGCTGCCCGGCTTCTTCACGCCGGACACGCCGCTCTATACCGAGGCGGGCGGCGACATCCTCAAAGGCAAACGCGATTTCGCGGCGGCCAAGAAGCTGCTTGAGGAGGCCGGCTATAAGGGGGAGCCGATCACCTGCGTCGTCGCGCAGGACCAGCCGATCACCAAGGCATTCGGCGACGTTACCGCCGATCTCCTCAAGAAGCTCGGCATGACCGTCGACTTCGTCGCCACCGATTGGGGCACCGTCGGCGCCCGCCGCGCGCAGAAGACGCCGCCTTCGCAAGGCGGCTGGCACATGTTCCACACCTGGCACGCAGGTGCCGACTGCATCAACCCGGCCGCCTACACCGCGCTGCGGGCCAATGGCGACAAGGCCTGGTTCGGCTGGCCGACCAGCGAGCCGGTGGAGAAGGAGATCACCGACTGGTTCGCCGCCAAGTCGCTCGACGAGGAGAAGGCGGTCGCCGCGCGCATCAACAAGGCGGCGATCGACGACGTCGTGTTCGCGCCCACCGGCTTCTTCCTCGGCTATACCGCTTGGCGCAAGAACGTCTCGGGCGTGACCAAGGGGCCGATCCCCTTGTTCTGGGGCGTGTCGAAGACCGCATAG
- a CDS encoding ABC transporter permease yields MTATTSTSPPPGLVLAPVLPDLMVAPKIRRGAIGFLRNHPTVAIGGALLLLLVIIGVFAPFLFTVDPTAIAPAKRTRLPSADFWFGTDALGRDIYSRVLYGTRVSLTVGLAVALGASLIGLTIGLVAGFLRWADGVLMRCMDGLMSIPPILLAVALMALTRGSVGNVILAITIAEIPRVARLVRGVVLSLREQPYVDGAVASGTRTPMVILRHILPNTMAPMLVQATYICASAMITEAILSFIGAGTPPTIPSWGNIMAEGRALWQVKPFIVFFPAAFLSVTVLAVNLVGDGLRDALDPRMAKSP; encoded by the coding sequence TTGACCGCCACGACCTCCACATCGCCGCCGCCAGGCCTCGTCCTCGCGCCTGTTCTGCCCGACCTGATGGTCGCGCCGAAGATCCGGCGCGGCGCCATCGGCTTCCTGCGCAACCATCCGACGGTTGCGATCGGCGGCGCGCTCCTGCTGCTGCTCGTCATCATCGGCGTGTTCGCGCCATTCCTCTTCACCGTCGATCCCACCGCGATCGCGCCGGCCAAGCGCACGCGGCTGCCGTCGGCGGATTTCTGGTTCGGCACCGATGCGCTCGGCCGCGACATTTATTCCCGCGTGCTCTATGGCACCCGCGTCTCGCTGACGGTCGGCCTCGCGGTGGCGCTCGGCGCCTCCCTGATCGGCCTCACCATCGGTCTTGTCGCCGGCTTCCTGCGCTGGGCCGATGGCGTCCTGATGCGCTGCATGGACGGGCTGATGTCGATACCGCCGATCCTGCTCGCGGTGGCGCTGATGGCGCTGACGCGTGGCAGCGTCGGCAACGTCATCCTCGCCATCACCATTGCCGAGATCCCGCGCGTGGCGCGGCTGGTGCGCGGTGTCGTCCTGAGCTTGCGAGAGCAGCCCTATGTCGATGGCGCGGTCGCCTCGGGCACGCGCACGCCGATGGTGATCCTGCGCCACATCCTGCCCAACACCATGGCGCCGATGCTGGTGCAGGCGACCTACATCTGCGCCAGCGCGATGATCACCGAGGCGATCCTGTCCTTCATCGGCGCCGGCACGCCGCCGACCATCCCGTCCTGGGGCAACATCATGGCCGAAGGCCGCGCGCTGTGGCAGGTCAAGCCCTTCATCGTGTTCTTCCCCGCCGCGTTCCTCTCGGTGACCGTGCTCGCCGTCAACCTTGTCGGCGACGGCCTCCGCGACGCGCTCGACCCGCGCATGGCGAAGAGCCCATGA
- a CDS encoding AraC family transcriptional regulator — MNLDQSVSLLSRAPVIRTDDPEAMEHALRTVYGATGFTVTKPDGFLGVGNYLRLANIGLGFCSYDGGTSVVKFPEGDFARLQIGLKGRALTVLNRTAIAITERQACIIPPGEPIRIVFEPGYAQLILRISTGALERSLTTLLGAKPAGVLRFDPMAAAVQPNALVLRDLAMFLAHQLDATATELPRAVLVELEQALIVSFLSAHRHNFSELLERAEKDVVPRIVRLAEEYIEASWDRAITIEALASQTGVSIRALYTAFKKSRGYSPMAFAKTVRLRRAKQMLSGADQRTSVSAVAYNCGFGNLGHFARDYREMFGELPSDTLSRSRRAA, encoded by the coding sequence ATGAACCTAGATCAATCCGTAAGCCTGCTGAGCCGCGCTCCCGTCATTCGTACAGACGATCCAGAGGCGATGGAGCACGCGTTGCGTACCGTCTACGGGGCAACTGGCTTCACAGTCACCAAGCCAGATGGCTTCCTGGGGGTGGGCAACTACCTTCGGCTTGCGAATATCGGCCTTGGCTTTTGTTCATATGACGGGGGAACGTCGGTCGTCAAGTTCCCGGAGGGCGACTTCGCGCGCCTGCAAATTGGCCTCAAAGGCAGAGCTTTGACCGTTCTAAATCGCACGGCGATCGCGATAACTGAGCGGCAGGCCTGTATAATTCCGCCGGGTGAACCGATCAGGATTGTGTTCGAGCCAGGTTATGCGCAGCTCATTCTTCGAATAAGTACGGGGGCGCTGGAAAGGTCGTTGACGACGCTCCTGGGCGCAAAGCCGGCTGGCGTCCTCAGGTTCGATCCCATGGCGGCTGCGGTGCAGCCGAACGCTCTGGTCTTGCGCGATCTGGCGATGTTCCTCGCTCATCAGCTGGATGCGACGGCGACAGAGCTGCCGCGCGCGGTGCTCGTCGAACTGGAGCAGGCTCTCATCGTTTCCTTCCTGTCGGCTCACCGCCACAATTTCAGCGAGCTGTTGGAGAGAGCCGAAAAGGATGTCGTGCCGCGCATCGTCCGGCTGGCCGAGGAGTATATCGAGGCTTCTTGGGACCGCGCCATCACGATCGAGGCGCTGGCATCGCAGACAGGCGTCAGCATCCGCGCGCTCTATACTGCGTTCAAGAAGAGCCGCGGATACTCGCCGATGGCGTTTGCGAAAACGGTGCGATTGCGACGGGCAAAGCAGATGCTCTCGGGGGCAGATCAGCGCACCTCCGTCTCTGCAGTCGCCTACAATTGCGGCTTCGGAAATCTCGGACACTTCGCGAGAGACTATCGCGAGATGTTCGGTGAGCTTCCATCCGACACTCTCTCGCGCTCGCGGCGAGCCGCCTAG
- a CDS encoding N-carbamoyl-D-amino-acid hydrolase — protein MPRFVNVAIGQLGPIAKSETRIAVVARLMALMRQAHANGCDLIVYPELALTTFFPRWYMADQAEIDLYFEREMPGPETQALFALAKELRIGFCLGYAELALEGGIVHRYNTAILVDKTGAIVSKYRKVHLPGHAEHEPWRKFQHLEKRYFEPGKRFGVASAFGGVIGMAICNDRRWPETYRVMGLQGVEMVLIGYNTPVHNPPAPEHDDLSLFHNRLVMQSGAYQNGTWVIGVAKGGIEEGIDHIAGSCIIAPSGEIVAACATKGDEIALARCDLDLCRSYKQTVFNFDVHRQPQAYGMIVERKGETLMADGSPVRKQA, from the coding sequence ATGCCGCGCTTCGTCAACGTCGCCATTGGTCAGCTCGGCCCGATTGCCAAGAGCGAAACACGGATCGCGGTGGTTGCGCGACTGATGGCGTTGATGCGGCAGGCGCACGCCAATGGCTGCGACCTGATCGTTTATCCCGAGCTCGCGCTGACGACGTTCTTCCCGCGCTGGTACATGGCCGATCAGGCCGAGATCGACCTCTATTTCGAGCGCGAGATGCCGGGGCCGGAAACGCAGGCCTTGTTCGCGCTCGCGAAGGAGCTGCGCATCGGCTTCTGCCTGGGCTATGCCGAGCTGGCGCTCGAGGGCGGCATCGTGCACCGCTACAATACCGCCATTCTCGTCGACAAGACCGGCGCGATCGTCTCGAAATACCGCAAGGTGCATCTGCCGGGACATGCCGAGCACGAGCCGTGGCGCAAGTTCCAGCACCTGGAAAAGCGCTATTTCGAGCCCGGCAAGCGCTTCGGCGTCGCGAGCGCCTTCGGTGGCGTCATCGGCATGGCGATCTGCAACGACCGCCGCTGGCCGGAGACCTATCGCGTGATGGGGCTGCAGGGCGTCGAGATGGTGCTGATCGGCTACAACACGCCGGTGCACAATCCGCCCGCGCCGGAGCATGACGATCTCTCGCTGTTCCACAACCGCCTCGTGATGCAGTCCGGTGCCTATCAGAACGGCACCTGGGTCATCGGCGTCGCCAAGGGAGGCATCGAGGAGGGCATCGACCACATCGCCGGCAGCTGCATCATCGCACCCTCCGGCGAGATCGTCGCGGCCTGTGCCACCAAGGGCGATGAGATCGCGCTGGCGCGCTGTGACCTCGATTTGTGCAGATCCTACAAGCAGACGGTCTTCAACTTCGACGTCCATCGCCAGCCGCAGGCTTACGGCATGATCGTCGAACGCAAGGGCGAGACGCTGATGGCCGACGGCTCGCCCGTCAGAAAGCAGGCGTGA
- a CDS encoding AraC family transcriptional regulator, giving the protein MNLDRSVSLLSRAPVIRTDDPEAMEHALRTVYGATGFAVTKADGFLGVGNYLRLANIGLGFCAYGGARAVVKFPESDYARLQIGLKGSALTVLNRTAIAITERQSCIVAPGEPNRIVFEPGYEQLILRISARALEQTLTTLLGAKPAGVLKFDPIAAAVQPNALVLRDLAMFLAHQLDATATELPRAVLVELEQALIVSFLSAHRHNFSELLERAEKDVVPRIVRLAEEYIEASWDRAITIEALASQTGVSIRALYTAFKKSRGYSPMAFAKTVRLRRAKQMLSGADQRTSVSAVAYNCGFGNLGHFARDYREMFGELPSDTLSRSRRAA; this is encoded by the coding sequence ATGAACTTGGACCGATCCGTGAGCCTATTGAGCCGGGCTCCCGTCATTCGTACGGACGATCCGGAGGCGATGGAGCACGCGTTGCGTACGGTCTATGGGGCAACGGGCTTCGCAGTCACCAAGGCAGATGGCTTCCTGGGGGTGGGCAACTATCTTCGGCTTGCGAATATCGGCCTTGGCTTTTGTGCCTATGGCGGGGCGAGGGCGGTCGTCAAGTTCCCGGAAAGCGACTACGCGCGCCTGCAAATTGGCCTCAAAGGCAGCGCTTTGACCGTTCTGAATCGCACGGCGATCGCGATAACCGAACGGCAGTCCTGCATAGTTGCGCCTGGCGAACCCAACAGGATTGTGTTCGAGCCAGGTTATGAGCAGCTCATTCTTCGAATAAGCGCGAGGGCGTTGGAGCAGACATTGACGACGCTGCTCGGTGCAAAGCCAGCCGGTGTCCTCAAGTTTGATCCCATAGCGGCTGCGGTGCAGCCGAACGCTCTGGTCTTGCGCGATCTGGCGATGTTTCTCGCTCATCAGTTGGATGCGACGGCGACAGAGCTGCCGCGCGCGGTGCTCGTCGAACTGGAGCAGGCTCTCATCGTTTCCTTCCTGTCGGCTCACCGCCACAATTTCAGCGAGCTGTTGGAGAGAGCCGAAAAGGATGTCGTGCCGCGCATCGTCCGGCTGGCCGAGGAGTATATCGAGGCTTCTTGGGACCGCGCCATCACGATCGAGGCGCTGGCATCGCAGACAGGCGTCAGCATCCGCGCGCTCTATACTGCGTTCAAGAAGAGCCGCGGATACTCGCCGATGGCGTTTGCGAAAACGGTGCGATTGCGACGGGCAAAGCAGATGCTCTCGGGGGCAGATCAGCGCACCTCCGTCTCTGCAGTCGCCTACAATTGCGGCTTCGGAAATCTGGGACACTTCGCGAGAGACTATCGCGAGATGTTCGGTGAGCTTCCATCCGACACTCTGTCGCGCTCGCGGCGAGCCGCCTAG
- a CDS encoding ABC transporter ATP-binding protein — protein MPLLEVENLQVHFRTPTGINRAVDGVSFHVNPGETLAIVGESGCGKSVTSMSMMRLIPEPPGKIAGSIKLEGRDILKLPDREMRQLRGNDISMIFQEPMTSLNPVLTVGRQIGETLRLHQGLDQAQAEARAVEMLTLVGIPEPARRVREYPHQLSGGMRQRVMIAMALACNPKLLIADEPTTALDVTIQAQILKLMLELKQRVGAAIVLITHDLGVVAEVAERVMVMYAGRKVEEAPVRELFRSPRHPYTQGLLGALPKLGSSLSGETRRLAEIPGQVPDLKQRIEGCVFAGRCALATDVCRQYAPGLEQKAKHHIAACHFAAKEQAAA, from the coding sequence ATGCCGCTGCTCGAGGTCGAGAATCTCCAGGTCCATTTCCGCACGCCGACCGGCATCAACCGTGCCGTCGATGGCGTCTCCTTCCACGTCAACCCCGGCGAGACGCTCGCCATCGTCGGCGAATCCGGCTGCGGCAAGTCGGTGACGTCAATGTCGATGATGCGGCTGATCCCGGAGCCGCCGGGCAAGATCGCGGGCTCGATCAAGCTCGAGGGCAGGGACATTCTTAAGCTCCCCGACCGCGAGATGCGTCAGCTCCGCGGCAACGACATCTCGATGATCTTCCAGGAGCCGATGACGAGCCTCAACCCGGTGCTGACGGTCGGCCGCCAGATCGGCGAGACCCTGCGGCTGCATCAGGGGCTCGACCAGGCGCAGGCGGAAGCGCGCGCGGTGGAGATGCTGACGCTGGTCGGCATCCCCGAGCCGGCGCGCCGCGTGCGCGAATATCCGCACCAGCTGTCCGGCGGCATGCGCCAGCGCGTGATGATCGCGATGGCGCTGGCCTGCAACCCGAAGCTCCTGATTGCGGACGAGCCGACCACAGCGCTCGACGTCACCATCCAGGCGCAGATCCTCAAGCTGATGCTGGAATTGAAGCAGCGCGTCGGTGCAGCCATCGTCCTGATCACCCATGATCTCGGCGTCGTCGCCGAGGTCGCCGAGCGCGTGATGGTGATGTATGCCGGCCGCAAGGTCGAGGAAGCGCCGGTCAGGGAGCTGTTCCGCTCGCCCCGCCATCCCTACACTCAGGGCCTGCTCGGCGCGCTGCCCAAGCTCGGCTCGTCGCTGTCGGGCGAAACCAGGCGTCTCGCGGAAATTCCCGGCCAGGTGCCGGACCTCAAGCAGCGCATCGAGGGCTGCGTGTTCGCCGGCCGCTGCGCGCTTGCCACCGACGTCTGCCGCCAATATGCGCCGGGGCTGGAGCAGAAGGCCAAGCATCACATCGCCGCCTGCCATTTCGCTGCCAAGGAGCAGGCCGCCGCATGA
- a CDS encoding alpha amylase C-terminal domain-containing protein: protein MDMLLEPVTLPPFPEGLRISLRQMHLLQAPMGGTLVTGGATFRVFAPHAKAVYVSGPFNDWAQDASCRLAPIGNGHWAIFVPSLKDGDAYMYFVEGEGSSGYKRDPHARLLTLDPPFPQAHSVLRNPHAFPWHDTDYTPPPNNELVIYQLHVGTFDMKAGNPDGCFFDVIERVPHLAKLGVNAIELLPVQEFPTMFSMGYNGTDLFSPESEYGEAEDAHLAAYFKRTNEILVAAGATPYADIGVVRHCDDQLRALIDVCHVHGVAVLFDVVYNHAGGGFDESSIWFFDRQAYGDPNRSLYFTDQGWAGGQVFAYWNADVRRYLVDNAVMFYREYHADGLRFDEVSVMDRFGGWATCQQLTEALRAEKPDAIQIAEYWPVNPWVVRDIAHGGAGFDATWSDGLRLAVRGAVASAAGGAGAVVPMQPIAAAIADLSLDKRWRAVNSIENHDIVYAGREPRIPRLADPVDSRCWYARSRSRVATGLLLTAPGIPMLFMGQELFEDRPWSDTPNPDTTISWGLLDGEDKITADAMRFTRELIAIRRTHPALTAEGCAIVHVHDGNRVLAFHRWDGQGDDVMVIVSLSETPWRDYAIGFPAAGQWKEVFNSDVYDNWVNPSVVGNNGAVSAGGPALHGQPCSAMVTIPANGVLVFARA, encoded by the coding sequence ATGGATATGCTGCTCGAACCTGTTACGCTGCCGCCGTTCCCCGAAGGCCTCAGGATTTCGCTCAGGCAGATGCATCTTCTCCAGGCTCCCATGGGCGGCACCCTGGTGACCGGCGGCGCCACCTTCCGCGTGTTCGCGCCGCATGCCAAGGCGGTCTACGTCTCCGGCCCGTTCAACGACTGGGCGCAGGATGCGAGCTGCCGGCTGGCGCCGATCGGCAACGGCCATTGGGCGATCTTCGTGCCGTCTCTGAAGGACGGCGACGCCTATATGTACTTCGTCGAGGGTGAAGGCAGCTCCGGCTACAAGCGCGATCCGCATGCACGGCTGCTTACGCTCGATCCGCCGTTTCCGCAGGCGCATTCGGTGCTGCGCAATCCGCACGCTTTTCCCTGGCACGACACCGACTACACGCCGCCGCCCAACAACGAGCTCGTGATCTATCAGCTCCACGTCGGCACCTTCGACATGAAGGCGGGCAATCCCGACGGCTGCTTCTTCGACGTGATCGAGCGCGTGCCGCATCTGGCGAAGCTCGGCGTCAACGCGATCGAGCTGTTGCCGGTGCAGGAATTCCCGACCATGTTCAGCATGGGTTACAACGGCACCGACCTGTTCAGCCCGGAGAGCGAGTACGGGGAGGCAGAAGACGCGCATCTCGCGGCCTACTTCAAACGCACCAACGAGATCCTCGTCGCAGCCGGCGCGACACCTTACGCCGATATCGGCGTGGTGCGTCACTGTGACGACCAGCTCCGCGCGCTGATCGACGTCTGCCATGTCCATGGCGTCGCCGTGCTGTTCGACGTCGTCTACAACCACGCCGGCGGCGGTTTTGACGAGAGCAGCATCTGGTTCTTCGATCGTCAGGCCTATGGCGATCCCAATCGCAGCCTGTATTTCACCGATCAGGGCTGGGCGGGCGGCCAGGTGTTCGCCTACTGGAACGCCGACGTGCGGCGGTATCTCGTCGACAACGCCGTGATGTTCTATCGCGAGTATCACGCCGACGGCCTGCGTTTCGACGAGGTCAGCGTGATGGACCGCTTCGGCGGCTGGGCGACCTGCCAGCAGCTCACCGAAGCGCTGCGCGCGGAGAAGCCGGATGCGATCCAGATCGCGGAATACTGGCCGGTGAACCCGTGGGTGGTGAGGGACATCGCGCATGGCGGCGCCGGCTTCGATGCGACCTGGAGCGACGGACTGCGGCTCGCGGTGCGCGGCGCCGTCGCGAGCGCGGCCGGCGGCGCGGGCGCCGTCGTCCCGATGCAGCCGATCGCCGCGGCGATCGCCGATCTCAGCCTCGACAAGCGCTGGCGCGCGGTCAACTCGATCGAGAACCACGACATCGTCTATGCCGGCCGCGAGCCGCGCATCCCGCGCCTCGCCGATCCCGTCGACAGCCGCTGCTGGTATGCGCGCAGCCGCAGCCGCGTCGCCACGGGCCTGTTGCTGACCGCGCCGGGCATCCCGATGCTGTTCATGGGCCAGGAACTGTTCGAGGACCGGCCGTGGAGCGACACGCCGAACCCCGACACGACGATCAGTTGGGGGCTGCTCGACGGCGAGGACAAGATCACCGCTGATGCGATGCGCTTCACGCGCGAGCTGATCGCGATCCGCCGCACCCATCCGGCGCTGACCGCGGAGGGATGCGCCATCGTCCACGTCCATGACGGCAACCGCGTGCTCGCCTTCCACCGCTGGGACGGCCAGGGCGACGACGTGATGGTGATCGTCAGCCTCAGCGAGACGCCATGGCGCGACTACGCGATCGGCTTTCCGGCAGCGGGGCAGTGGAAGGAGGTATTCAACAGCGACGTCTATGACAACTGGGTCAATCCGAGTGTTGTCGGCAACAATGGCGCGGTCAGCGCAGGCGGCCCGGCGCTGCACGGCCAGCCGTGCTCGGCGATGGTGACGATCCCCGCGAATGGCGTACTGGTGTTTGCGCGGGCGTGA
- a CDS encoding oligopeptide/dipeptide ABC transporter ATP-binding protein, translated as MTMPLLQVNDLKKHFPIRSGLFGRAKSRVHAVDGVSFEIARGETLSLVGESGCGKSTVGRAILRLFDITAGQIVLDGTRIDDLGPGSLRDMRRRVQVVFQDPFSSLNPRMRIRDILAEPINNFGLAKTAAERDARIAELMEIVRLPRDAVNRRPHEFSGGQRQRIGIARALAAKPDVIVCDEAVSALDVSVKAQIVNLLQDLQREFGLALLFISHDLAIVEHMTHRVAVMYLGRIVELAPRRQIFASPGHPYTRALLSAVPIPEPGAERTPIILKGDVPSPVNPPKGCRFNTRCPLAFDRCRMEAPELRLKGEDQWVACHLENA; from the coding sequence ATGACCATGCCGCTGCTCCAGGTCAACGACCTCAAGAAGCATTTCCCGATCCGCAGCGGCCTGTTTGGGCGAGCCAAGAGCCGGGTGCACGCCGTCGACGGCGTGTCGTTCGAGATCGCGCGCGGCGAGACGTTGTCGCTGGTCGGCGAATCCGGCTGCGGCAAGTCCACCGTCGGCCGCGCCATCCTGCGCCTGTTCGACATCACGGCCGGCCAGATCGTGCTCGACGGCACGCGGATCGACGATCTCGGCCCGGGCAGCCTGCGCGACATGCGCCGCCGCGTTCAGGTCGTGTTCCAGGACCCGTTCTCCAGCCTCAACCCGCGGATGCGGATCCGCGACATCCTGGCCGAGCCGATCAACAATTTCGGCCTCGCCAAGACTGCGGCCGAGCGCGATGCGCGCATTGCCGAGCTGATGGAGATCGTCCGGCTGCCGCGCGACGCCGTGAACCGCCGCCCGCACGAATTCTCCGGCGGCCAGCGCCAGCGCATCGGCATTGCGCGGGCGCTCGCCGCCAAGCCCGACGTGATCGTCTGCGACGAGGCGGTCTCCGCGCTCGACGTCTCCGTCAAGGCGCAGATCGTCAACCTCCTGCAGGACCTGCAGCGCGAATTCGGCCTCGCGCTGCTGTTCATCAGCCACGATCTCGCCATCGTCGAGCACATGACGCACCGCGTCGCCGTGATGTATCTCGGCCGCATCGTCGAGCTCGCCCCCAGACGGCAGATCTTTGCGTCTCCCGGCCATCCCTACACCAGGGCGCTTCTCTCAGCCGTCCCAATTCCCGAACCCGGCGCCGAGCGCACCCCGATCATTCTCAAGGGCGACGTTCCCAGCCCCGTCAACCCGCCCAAGGGCTGCCGCTTCAACACCCGCTGCCCTCTCGCATTCGACCGCTGCCGAATGGAGGCGCCCGAGCTGCGTCTGAAGGGCGAGGACCAGTGGGTGGCGTGCCATCTGGAGAATGCGTAG